From Dasypus novemcinctus isolate mDasNov1 chromosome 11, mDasNov1.1.hap2, whole genome shotgun sequence, one genomic window encodes:
- the VARS1 gene encoding valine--tRNA ligase isoform X2, translating to MSILYVSPHPDAFPSLRALIAARYGEAGEGPGWGGAHPRICLQPPPTSRTPFPPPRLPALEQGPGGLWVWGATAVAQLLWPAGLGGPGGSQAAVLVQQWVSYADTELIPAACGATLPALGLRSAAQDPQAALGALDRALGPLEEWLRLHTYLAGEAPSLADLAAVTALLLPFRYVLDPSARRIWGNVTRWFITCVQQPEFRAVLGEVVLCAGARPPSQQPGPEVPAPPKTAAQLKKEAKKREKLEKFQQKQKMQQQQPPPGEKPKPEKKEKRDPGVVTYDLPTPPGEKKDVSGAMPDSYSPQYVEAAWYPWWEQQGFFKPEYGRSSVSAANPRGVFMMCIPPPNVTGSLHLGHALTNAIQDSLTRWHRMRGETTLWNPGCDHAGIATQVVVEKKLWRERGLSRHQLGREAFLQEVWKWKEEKGDRIYHQLRKLGSSLDWDRACFTMDPKLSTAVTEAFVRLHEEGVIYRSTRLVNWSCTLNSAISDIEVDKKELPGRTLLSVPGYKEKVEFGVLVSFAYKVQGSDSDEEVVVATTRIETMLGDVAVAVHPKDSRYQHLKGKRLLHPFLARSLPVVFDDFVDMDFGTGAVKITPAHDHNDYEVGQRHGLEAVSILDARGALVNVPPPFLGLPRFEARKAVLAALKEKGLFRGSEDNPMVVPLCNRSKDVVEPLLRPQWYVRCAEMAQAASAAVSRGDLRILPEAHQRTWHAWMDNIRDWCISRQLWWGHRIPAYFVTVADPAVPRGEDPDERYWVSGRSEAEARDKAAKEFGVSPDKISLQQDEDVLDTWFSSGLFPFSILGWPGQSEDLSVFYPGTLLETGHDILFFWVARMAMLGLKLTGRLPFREVYLHAIVRDAHGRKMSKSLGNVIDPLDVIQGVSLQGLHDQLLASNLDPSEVEKAKEGQRADFPAGIPECGTDALRFGLCAYTSQGRDINLDVNRILGYRHFCNKLWNATKFALRGLGRGFVPSPSSKPCGHEGLVDRWIRSRLAEAVRLSNQGFQAYDFPAVTTAQYSFWLYELCDVYLECLKPVLNGLDQRAAECARQTLYTCLDVGLRLLSPFMPFVTEELFQRLPRRVPQAPPSLCVTPYPEPSECAWKDPEAEAALELALSVTRAVRSLRADYNLTRTRPDCFLEVADEATGALASAVSGYVQALASAGVVAVLALGAPAPQGCAVALASDRCSVHLQLQGLVDPARELGKLQARRGEAQRQAQRLRERRAAPGYPAKVPLAVQETDEAKLQQTEAELRKVDEAIALFERML from the exons ATGTCCATCCTCTACGTCTCCCCTCACCCGGATGCCTTCCCCAGCCTCCGAGCCCTCATAGCCGCGCGCTACGGTGAGGCTGGGGAGGGTCCGGGCTGGGGAGGAGCCCACCCCCGCATCTGTCTCCAGCCTCCCCCGACCAGCAGGACTCCCTTTCCTCCACCCCGCCTGCCTGCCTTGGAGCAGGGGCCCGGTGGCCTCTGGGTGTGGGGGGCCACCGCTGTGGCCCAGCTGCTGTGGCCTGCAGGCTTAGGGGGCCCTGGCGGTAGCCAGGCAGCTGTCCTGGTCCAGCAGTGGGTCAGTTATGCCGACACGGAGCTAATACCAGCTGCCTGTGGGGCGACGCTGCCAGCCCTGGGACTCCGAAGCGCGGCCCAAGACCCCCAG GCCGCGCTGGGGGCCCTGGACCGAGCCCTGGGGCCCTTGGAGGAGTGGCTTCGCCTGCACACCTACCTGGCTGGGGAGGCCCCCTCCCTGGCTGACCTCGCAGCTGTCACGGCCTTGCTGCTGCCTTTCCGATAC GTCCTGGACCCCTCTGCCCGCCGCATCTGGGGTAACGTGACTCGCTGGTTTATCACGTGTGTCCAGCAGCCGGAGTTCCGGGCCGTGCTAGGGGAGGTGGTCCTGTGCGCGGGGGCCAGGCCCCCCTCCCAGCAGCCAG GACCCGAGGTCCCTGCACCCCCAAAGACAGCTGCTCAGCTCAAGAAAGAGGCAAAGAAACGGGAGAAGCTCGAGAAATTCCAGCAGAAGCAGAAGATGCAACAGCAGCAGCCACCTCCAGGGGAG AAACCGAAACCcgagaagaaggagaagagggaTCCTGGCGTCGTTACCTATGACCTCCCAACCCCGCCTGGGGAGAAGAAAG ACGTCAGCGGCGCCATGCCCGACTCCTACAGCCCTCAGTACGTGGAGGCGGCCTGGTACCCGTGGTGGGAGCAGCAGGGCTTCTTCAAGCCCGAGTACGGG CGCTCCAGCGTGTCGGCAGCGAACCCGCGAGGCGTCTTCATGATGTGCATCCCGCCCCCCAACGTGACGGGCTCGCTGCACCTGGGCCACGCGCTCACCAACGCCATCCAGGACTCCCTGACCCGGTG GCACCGCATGCGTGGGGAGACCACCCTGTGGAACCCCGGCTGCGACCACGCGGGCATCGCCACCCAGGTGGTGGTGGAGAAGAAGCTGTGGCGCGAGCGGGGCCTGAGCCGGCACCAGCTGGGCCGCGAGGCCTTCCTGCAGGAGGTCTGGAAGTGGAAGGAGGA GAAAGGGGACCGCATCTACCACCAGCTGCGGAAGCTCGGCAGCTCCTTGGACTGGGACCGAGCCTGTTTCACCATGGACCCT AAACTCTCAACGGCCGTGACCGAGGCCTTTGTCCGGCTCCACGAGGAAGGGGTCATCTATCGCAGTACTCGCCTCGTCAACTGGTCCTGCACCCTCAACTCGGCCATCTCCGACATCGAG GTGGACAAGAAAGAGCTGCCAGGCCGCACCCTGCTCTCCGTGCCGGGCTACAAGGAGAAAGTGGAGTTTGGGGTCCTCGTCTCCTTTGCCTACAAAGTCCAGGGCTCAG ACAGCGACGAGGAGGTGGTGGTGGCGACCACGCGGATCGAGACGATGCTGGGGGACGTGGCCGTGGCCGTGCACCCCAAGGACTCCAGATACCAG CACCTGAAGGGGAAGCGCCTGCTCCACCCGTTCCTGGCCCGGAGCCTCCCGGTTGTCTTCGACGATTTCGTGGACATGGACTTCGGCACAG GGGCCGTGAAGATCACCCCCGCGCACGACCACAACGACTACGAGGTGGGGCAGCGGCACGGGCTGGAGGCCGTGAGCATCCTGGACGCCCGCGGCGCGCTGGTCAACGTGCCCCCGCCCTTCCTG GGCCTGCCCAGGTTCGAGGCCCGGAAGGCGGTGCTGGCGGCGCTGAAGGAGAAGGGGCTGTTCCGCGGCTCGGAGGACAACCCCATGGTGGTGCCGCTGTGCAA CCGCTCCAAGGACGTGGTGGAGCCCCTGCTGCGGCCGCAGTGGTACGTGCGCTGCGCGGAGATGGCCCAGGCGGCCAGCGCGGCCGTGTCGCGGGGCGACCTGCGCATCCTGCCCGAGGCCCATCAGCGCACCTGGCACGCCTGGATGGACAACATCCG GGACTGGTGCATCTCCCGGCAGCTGTGGTGGGGCCATCGCATCCCGGCCTATTTCGTCACCGTGGCCGACCCAGCCGTGCCCCGCGGGGAG GACCCGGACGAGCGGTACTGGGTGAGCGGGCGCAGCGAGGCGGAGGCGCGGGACAAGGCGGCCAAGGAGTTTGGAGTGTCCCCGGACAAGATCAGTCTGCAGCAAG ATGAGGACGTGTTGGACACCTGGTTCTCCTCCGGCCTCTTCCCGTTCTCCATCCTGGGCTGGCCCGGCCAG TCCGAGGACCTGAGCGTGTTCTACCCGGGGACGCTGCTGGAGACGGGCCACGACATCCTCTTCTTCTGGGTGGCCCGCATGGCCATGCTGGGGCTGAAGCTCACGGGCCGGCTGCCCTTCCGGGAG GTCTACCTGCACGCCATTGTGCGGGACGCCCACGGCCGCAAGATGAGCAAGTCTCTGGGCAACGTCATCGACCCCCTGGATGTCATCCAGGGCGTCTCCCTGCAG GGCCTCCACGACCAGCTACTGGCCAGCAACCTGGATCCCAGCGAGGTGGAGAAGGCGAAAGAAGGGCAG AGGGCCGACTTCCCGGCGGGGATCCCCGAGTGCGGCACGGACGCCCTCCGGTTTGGCCTCTGCGCCTACACGTCGCAGG GCCGCGACATCAACCTGGACGTGAACCGGATCTTGGGCTACCGCCACTTCTGCAACAAGCTCTGGAACGCCACCAAGTTTGCCCTCCGTGGCCTGGGGAGGGGCTTCGTGCCCTCGCCCTCCTCCAAG ccctgcgGCCATGAGGGCCTGGTGGACCGCTGGATCCGCAGCCGGCTGGCCGAGGCCGTGCGGCTCAGCAATCAGGGCTTCCAGGCCTACGACTTCCCGGCCGTGACCACCGCCCAGTACAGCTTCTGGCTCTACGAGCTCTGCGACGTTTACCTG GAGTGCCTGAAGCCCGTGCTGAACGGGCTGGACCAGCGGGCGGCTGAGTGCGCCCGCCAGACCCTCTACACCTGCCTGGACGTCGGCCTGCGGCTGCTCTCGCCCTTCATGCCTTTCGTGACCGAGGAGCTCTTCCAGCGGCTGCCCCGGCGGGTCCCCCAGGCCCCCCCGAGCCTCTGCGTCACCCCCTACCCAGAGCCCTCGGAG tGCGCCTGGAAGGACCCCGAGGCAGAAGCTGCCCTGGAGCTGGCGCTGAGCGTCACACGGGCTGTGCGCTCCCTGCGGGCCGACTACAACCTCACCCGCACCCGGCCCGACT GTTTCCTGGAGGTGGCTGACGAGGCCACCGGTGCGCTGGCGTCCGCGGTGTCGGGCTACGTGCAGGCGCTGGCCAGCGCGGGCGTGGTGGCCGTCCTGGCCCTGGGGGCTCCCGCCCCTCAGGGCTGCGCTGTGGCCCTGGCCTCTGATCGCTGCTCCGTCCACCTGCAGCTGCAGGGCCTGGTGGACCCCGCCCGGGAGCTGGGCAAGCTGCAGGCCAGGCGCGGGGAGGCGCAGCGGCAAGCCCAGCGCCTGCGGGAGCGCCGCGCCGCCCCGGGCTACCCTGCCAAGGTGCCCCTCGCGGTCCAGGAGACAGACGAAGCCAAG CTCCAGCAGACAGAAGCAGAGCTCAGGAAGGTGGACGAGGCCATCGCCCTGTTCGAGAGGATGCTGTGA
- the LSM2 gene encoding U6 snRNA-associated Sm-like protein LSm2, whose amino-acid sequence MLFYSFFKSLVGKDVVVELKNDLSICGTLHSVDQYLNIKLTDISVTDPEKYPHMLSVKNCFIRGSVVRYVQLPADEVDTQLLQDAARKEALQQKQ is encoded by the exons ATG CTCTTCTACTCCTTTTTCAAATCCCTTGTGGGAAAGGATGTGGTCGTGGAACTCAAGAATGATCTGAG CATCTGTGGAaccctccattctgtggatcag tATCTCAACATCAAACTAACTGACATCAGTGTCACAGACCCTGAGAAATACCCTCACATG TTGTCAGTGAAGAACTGCTTCATCCGCGGCTCAGTGGTCCGCTACGTGCAGCTGCCAGCGGATGAGGTTGACACACAGTTGCTACAGGATGCAGCGAGGAAGGAGGCCCTGCAGCAGAAACAGTGA
- the VARS1 gene encoding valine--tRNA ligase isoform X1, whose product MSILYVSPHPDAFPSLRALIAARYGEAGEGPGWGGAHPRICLQPPPTSRTPFPPPRLPALEQGPGGLWVWGATAVAQLLWPAGLGGPGGSQAAVLVQQWVSYADTELIPAACGATLPALGLRSAAQDPQAALGALDRALGPLEEWLRLHTYLAGEAPSLADLAAVTALLLPFRYVLDPSARRIWGNVTRWFITCVQQPEFRAVLGEVVLCAGARPPSQQPGPEVPAPPKTAAQLKKEAKKREKLEKFQQKQKMQQQQPPPGEKKPKPEKKEKRDPGVVTYDLPTPPGEKKDVSGAMPDSYSPQYVEAAWYPWWEQQGFFKPEYGRSSVSAANPRGVFMMCIPPPNVTGSLHLGHALTNAIQDSLTRWHRMRGETTLWNPGCDHAGIATQVVVEKKLWRERGLSRHQLGREAFLQEVWKWKEEKGDRIYHQLRKLGSSLDWDRACFTMDPKLSTAVTEAFVRLHEEGVIYRSTRLVNWSCTLNSAISDIEVDKKELPGRTLLSVPGYKEKVEFGVLVSFAYKVQGSDSDEEVVVATTRIETMLGDVAVAVHPKDSRYQHLKGKRLLHPFLARSLPVVFDDFVDMDFGTGAVKITPAHDHNDYEVGQRHGLEAVSILDARGALVNVPPPFLGLPRFEARKAVLAALKEKGLFRGSEDNPMVVPLCNRSKDVVEPLLRPQWYVRCAEMAQAASAAVSRGDLRILPEAHQRTWHAWMDNIRDWCISRQLWWGHRIPAYFVTVADPAVPRGEDPDERYWVSGRSEAEARDKAAKEFGVSPDKISLQQDEDVLDTWFSSGLFPFSILGWPGQSEDLSVFYPGTLLETGHDILFFWVARMAMLGLKLTGRLPFREVYLHAIVRDAHGRKMSKSLGNVIDPLDVIQGVSLQGLHDQLLASNLDPSEVEKAKEGQRADFPAGIPECGTDALRFGLCAYTSQGRDINLDVNRILGYRHFCNKLWNATKFALRGLGRGFVPSPSSKPCGHEGLVDRWIRSRLAEAVRLSNQGFQAYDFPAVTTAQYSFWLYELCDVYLECLKPVLNGLDQRAAECARQTLYTCLDVGLRLLSPFMPFVTEELFQRLPRRVPQAPPSLCVTPYPEPSECAWKDPEAEAALELALSVTRAVRSLRADYNLTRTRPDCFLEVADEATGALASAVSGYVQALASAGVVAVLALGAPAPQGCAVALASDRCSVHLQLQGLVDPARELGKLQARRGEAQRQAQRLRERRAAPGYPAKVPLAVQETDEAKLQQTEAELRKVDEAIALFERML is encoded by the exons ATGTCCATCCTCTACGTCTCCCCTCACCCGGATGCCTTCCCCAGCCTCCGAGCCCTCATAGCCGCGCGCTACGGTGAGGCTGGGGAGGGTCCGGGCTGGGGAGGAGCCCACCCCCGCATCTGTCTCCAGCCTCCCCCGACCAGCAGGACTCCCTTTCCTCCACCCCGCCTGCCTGCCTTGGAGCAGGGGCCCGGTGGCCTCTGGGTGTGGGGGGCCACCGCTGTGGCCCAGCTGCTGTGGCCTGCAGGCTTAGGGGGCCCTGGCGGTAGCCAGGCAGCTGTCCTGGTCCAGCAGTGGGTCAGTTATGCCGACACGGAGCTAATACCAGCTGCCTGTGGGGCGACGCTGCCAGCCCTGGGACTCCGAAGCGCGGCCCAAGACCCCCAG GCCGCGCTGGGGGCCCTGGACCGAGCCCTGGGGCCCTTGGAGGAGTGGCTTCGCCTGCACACCTACCTGGCTGGGGAGGCCCCCTCCCTGGCTGACCTCGCAGCTGTCACGGCCTTGCTGCTGCCTTTCCGATAC GTCCTGGACCCCTCTGCCCGCCGCATCTGGGGTAACGTGACTCGCTGGTTTATCACGTGTGTCCAGCAGCCGGAGTTCCGGGCCGTGCTAGGGGAGGTGGTCCTGTGCGCGGGGGCCAGGCCCCCCTCCCAGCAGCCAG GACCCGAGGTCCCTGCACCCCCAAAGACAGCTGCTCAGCTCAAGAAAGAGGCAAAGAAACGGGAGAAGCTCGAGAAATTCCAGCAGAAGCAGAAGATGCAACAGCAGCAGCCACCTCCAGGGGAG AAGAAACCGAAACCcgagaagaaggagaagagggaTCCTGGCGTCGTTACCTATGACCTCCCAACCCCGCCTGGGGAGAAGAAAG ACGTCAGCGGCGCCATGCCCGACTCCTACAGCCCTCAGTACGTGGAGGCGGCCTGGTACCCGTGGTGGGAGCAGCAGGGCTTCTTCAAGCCCGAGTACGGG CGCTCCAGCGTGTCGGCAGCGAACCCGCGAGGCGTCTTCATGATGTGCATCCCGCCCCCCAACGTGACGGGCTCGCTGCACCTGGGCCACGCGCTCACCAACGCCATCCAGGACTCCCTGACCCGGTG GCACCGCATGCGTGGGGAGACCACCCTGTGGAACCCCGGCTGCGACCACGCGGGCATCGCCACCCAGGTGGTGGTGGAGAAGAAGCTGTGGCGCGAGCGGGGCCTGAGCCGGCACCAGCTGGGCCGCGAGGCCTTCCTGCAGGAGGTCTGGAAGTGGAAGGAGGA GAAAGGGGACCGCATCTACCACCAGCTGCGGAAGCTCGGCAGCTCCTTGGACTGGGACCGAGCCTGTTTCACCATGGACCCT AAACTCTCAACGGCCGTGACCGAGGCCTTTGTCCGGCTCCACGAGGAAGGGGTCATCTATCGCAGTACTCGCCTCGTCAACTGGTCCTGCACCCTCAACTCGGCCATCTCCGACATCGAG GTGGACAAGAAAGAGCTGCCAGGCCGCACCCTGCTCTCCGTGCCGGGCTACAAGGAGAAAGTGGAGTTTGGGGTCCTCGTCTCCTTTGCCTACAAAGTCCAGGGCTCAG ACAGCGACGAGGAGGTGGTGGTGGCGACCACGCGGATCGAGACGATGCTGGGGGACGTGGCCGTGGCCGTGCACCCCAAGGACTCCAGATACCAG CACCTGAAGGGGAAGCGCCTGCTCCACCCGTTCCTGGCCCGGAGCCTCCCGGTTGTCTTCGACGATTTCGTGGACATGGACTTCGGCACAG GGGCCGTGAAGATCACCCCCGCGCACGACCACAACGACTACGAGGTGGGGCAGCGGCACGGGCTGGAGGCCGTGAGCATCCTGGACGCCCGCGGCGCGCTGGTCAACGTGCCCCCGCCCTTCCTG GGCCTGCCCAGGTTCGAGGCCCGGAAGGCGGTGCTGGCGGCGCTGAAGGAGAAGGGGCTGTTCCGCGGCTCGGAGGACAACCCCATGGTGGTGCCGCTGTGCAA CCGCTCCAAGGACGTGGTGGAGCCCCTGCTGCGGCCGCAGTGGTACGTGCGCTGCGCGGAGATGGCCCAGGCGGCCAGCGCGGCCGTGTCGCGGGGCGACCTGCGCATCCTGCCCGAGGCCCATCAGCGCACCTGGCACGCCTGGATGGACAACATCCG GGACTGGTGCATCTCCCGGCAGCTGTGGTGGGGCCATCGCATCCCGGCCTATTTCGTCACCGTGGCCGACCCAGCCGTGCCCCGCGGGGAG GACCCGGACGAGCGGTACTGGGTGAGCGGGCGCAGCGAGGCGGAGGCGCGGGACAAGGCGGCCAAGGAGTTTGGAGTGTCCCCGGACAAGATCAGTCTGCAGCAAG ATGAGGACGTGTTGGACACCTGGTTCTCCTCCGGCCTCTTCCCGTTCTCCATCCTGGGCTGGCCCGGCCAG TCCGAGGACCTGAGCGTGTTCTACCCGGGGACGCTGCTGGAGACGGGCCACGACATCCTCTTCTTCTGGGTGGCCCGCATGGCCATGCTGGGGCTGAAGCTCACGGGCCGGCTGCCCTTCCGGGAG GTCTACCTGCACGCCATTGTGCGGGACGCCCACGGCCGCAAGATGAGCAAGTCTCTGGGCAACGTCATCGACCCCCTGGATGTCATCCAGGGCGTCTCCCTGCAG GGCCTCCACGACCAGCTACTGGCCAGCAACCTGGATCCCAGCGAGGTGGAGAAGGCGAAAGAAGGGCAG AGGGCCGACTTCCCGGCGGGGATCCCCGAGTGCGGCACGGACGCCCTCCGGTTTGGCCTCTGCGCCTACACGTCGCAGG GCCGCGACATCAACCTGGACGTGAACCGGATCTTGGGCTACCGCCACTTCTGCAACAAGCTCTGGAACGCCACCAAGTTTGCCCTCCGTGGCCTGGGGAGGGGCTTCGTGCCCTCGCCCTCCTCCAAG ccctgcgGCCATGAGGGCCTGGTGGACCGCTGGATCCGCAGCCGGCTGGCCGAGGCCGTGCGGCTCAGCAATCAGGGCTTCCAGGCCTACGACTTCCCGGCCGTGACCACCGCCCAGTACAGCTTCTGGCTCTACGAGCTCTGCGACGTTTACCTG GAGTGCCTGAAGCCCGTGCTGAACGGGCTGGACCAGCGGGCGGCTGAGTGCGCCCGCCAGACCCTCTACACCTGCCTGGACGTCGGCCTGCGGCTGCTCTCGCCCTTCATGCCTTTCGTGACCGAGGAGCTCTTCCAGCGGCTGCCCCGGCGGGTCCCCCAGGCCCCCCCGAGCCTCTGCGTCACCCCCTACCCAGAGCCCTCGGAG tGCGCCTGGAAGGACCCCGAGGCAGAAGCTGCCCTGGAGCTGGCGCTGAGCGTCACACGGGCTGTGCGCTCCCTGCGGGCCGACTACAACCTCACCCGCACCCGGCCCGACT GTTTCCTGGAGGTGGCTGACGAGGCCACCGGTGCGCTGGCGTCCGCGGTGTCGGGCTACGTGCAGGCGCTGGCCAGCGCGGGCGTGGTGGCCGTCCTGGCCCTGGGGGCTCCCGCCCCTCAGGGCTGCGCTGTGGCCCTGGCCTCTGATCGCTGCTCCGTCCACCTGCAGCTGCAGGGCCTGGTGGACCCCGCCCGGGAGCTGGGCAAGCTGCAGGCCAGGCGCGGGGAGGCGCAGCGGCAAGCCCAGCGCCTGCGGGAGCGCCGCGCCGCCCCGGGCTACCCTGCCAAGGTGCCCCTCGCGGTCCAGGAGACAGACGAAGCCAAG CTCCAGCAGACAGAAGCAGAGCTCAGGAAGGTGGACGAGGCCATCGCCCTGTTCGAGAGGATGCTGTGA